The Monodelphis domestica isolate mMonDom1 chromosome 7, mMonDom1.pri, whole genome shotgun sequence genome window below encodes:
- the LOC100019720 gene encoding WD repeat domain phosphoinositide-interacting protein 2-like, whose translation MNLASQSGEAGSSQLLFANFNQDNTSLAVGSKSGYKFFSLSSVDKLEQIYECTDTEDVCIVERLFSSSLVAIVSLKAPRKLKVCHFKKGTEICNYSYSNTILAVKLNRQRLIVCLEECLYIHNIRDMKVLHTIRETPPNPAGLCALSINNDNCYLAYPGSATIGEVQVFDTINLRAANMIPAHDSPLAALAFDASGTKLATASEKGTVIRVFSIPEGQKIFEFRRGVKRCVSICSLAFSMDGMFLSASSNTETVHIFKLETVKEKPQEEPTTWTGYFGKVLMASTSYLPSQVTEMFNQGRAFATVRLPFCGHKNICSLATIQKIPRLLVGASDGYLYMYNLDPQEGGECTLMKQHNLFKEIEEE comes from the coding sequence ATGAACCTGGCCAGTCAGAGCGGGGAGGCCGGCTCCAGCCAGCTGCTCTTCGCCAACTTCAACCAGGACAACACATCCTTAGCTGTTGGGAGTAAATctggttataaattcttctccctttcctctgtgGATAAGCTGGAACAGATTTATGAATGTACTGATACAGAAGATGTGTGTATTGTGGAAAGATTATTTTCAAGTAGCCTGGTGGCCATTGTTAGCCTCAAAGCTCCACGAAAGCTAAAAGTCTGCCACTTTAAGAAGGGGACTGAAATATGTAATTATAGCTATTCCAATACCATATTGGCAGTCAAATTGAATAGACAGAGGTTGATAGTATGCCTAGAAGAATGTCTTTACATACACAATATTCGTGATATGAAGGTACTGCATACAATCAGGGAAACTCCCCCAAACCCTGCAGGTTTGTGTGCACTGTCAATAAACAATGACAATTGTTACCTGGCTTATCCTGGGAGTGCAACTATTGGAGAAGTACAAGTCTTTGACACCATTAATTTGAGGGCTGCTAATATGATACCAGCTCATGATAGTCCCCTAGCAGCTTTGGCTTTTGATGCAAGTGGTACCAAACTTGCCACAGCTTCTGAGAAGGGTACTGTTATTAGGGTATTTTCCATTCCAGAAGGACAGAAAATCTTTGAGTTCCGGAGAGGAGTGAAGAGGTGTGTAAGCATCTGCTCTTTGGCCTTCAGTATGGATGGAATGTTCCTCTCTGCTTCCAGTAACACTGAAACAGTGCACATCTTCAAACTTGAGACTGTGAAAGAGAAACCTCAGGAGGAACCAACTACCTGGACTGGTTACTTTGGGAAAGTTCTTATGGCCTCTACCAGCTATTTGCCCTCTCAAGTAACAGAAATGTTTAACCAGGGAAGGGCATTTGCTACTGTCCGACTACCATTCTGCGGTCACAAAAATATCTGTTCACTTGCCACAATTCAGAAGATTCCCCGATTATTAGTAGGAGCTTCTGATGGTTACTTATATATGTACAACCTGGATCCTCAGGAAGGAGGGGAATGTACCCTGATGAAACAACACAACCTTTTcaaagaaatagaggaggaaTAA